GAACACTCTTCTTCAAGAGAGCCGTGCAGAGCGCGATGAGTGATGCCATGCCGAGTTTCGCGCCGGACTTGGATGCGTCAAAGGCTCGGAGTTGGGCGGTGAATTCGTGGTGACGAGGGTCCTTGTCTCCGACCAGTTGCATTGCCCGGGCGTAGAGGTTTTGCTCGGCGTAGCCCATGCTTTCCTTGAAGGCTGGCGGCACGGGTTTGTTGAGGATCTTGACGCCGGAACCTGGGCCTTCATTGATCTCGATACGGTAAAGTCCCGGATGCTCTTCACCGCCACCTGGCGAGATGGTCCAGACCTGGCCTGGCTCAAGGGGGTCGCCACCAATGCTGTTTTCGCTTTGCAGTTCTGGAGTCGAGACAAACTTTTCTACGCCATCAGCCCCCATTACGTAGCTGAAGTGGGTATTACGGAATTCCGCCGCGCCGATGCGCTTCTGCTGTTCCTTGACGCGACGCCTTGCCTCCATGGCGATATGGACGGCCCACTCAATGTCCTCATCGGCCGTCTCGCCTTCACCGGGATAGAGGAGCTTGAGCAATCCGCTCACGGTTTTATTGACCGCGTTGGTATCGCGTCCTGATAGAGCGCCACCGAAGAACACCCGGTTTTGCAGAACGCTCACTCGGCTTTGATTTCGAAGCTGGCTCCAGCACTCGGACAAGAAATCGCTCACCAGACCGAAGTGATTCGTCAACAGTTCCTTGCTGATTTTTGGAACATCCCAGCCGGGCAGAAAGGCGTGAATTCGGTCCATGAAAGCGGTGTCGTCTTTCATCTCGGGTGGCATGGGGCCAAACAGGTGCCCGATGCGCTGCTGATGTTCAACATCAACATCAAAGTTGCCAACCAGGACGATGCTGCCATCGGCTCGGATGCTTTCCTTGCCACGGCTGAATTCACCGGACTCCATGTATCCCTTCATGATGTTCACGCCATCCTTCTGGTCGAAAGAGACGCCGGACACCTCATCGAAGCAAACCACATCGTATTGGCAGACCAATCCGCGCTGGCCGGTTGCGTTGTTGACGAACATCCGGGCAACCGTGGCCTTACCTCCAGAGATCAGATGCGCATACGGAGAAACCTGCTGGAAGAGATGGCTCTTGCCCGTTCCTCTGGGACCGAGTTCCACCAGGTTGAAGTTACGCTCGACAAAAGGAACCATCCGCAGCATCAAGGCATCGCGTTGCCGCCGGGACAATCCGTTTGGCTCTATGCCGATGGATCGAAGTAGAAACTCCTTCCACTCGTCGGTAGTAAAGGACTTGCGGGCCTCGGCCAGGATGTCGAGCACATCGCGTTTGGATAGTTGGATTTCCCGGAGCGACTCAACACCGAAAGGTCTGCCTTTGCTCTCCTGGGCAATAGCCGCATCGTAGTTCAGACTGATTTCGGCATAAAAGCCACCTGTCAGCATTCGCTCATGTTCATTCACCAGTTCCGGGCTAATGCGGACATCGGTCAGACGCAGGCTGGGCAGTGTTGCGATGTAGGAGTCGGTCTTCGCATCCAGGCGAGCGGTGATGAGGTCGATGATTTTGACCTCGCCATTTTCCCTGGCCCGAGCCTTGAAGAGCTCTTCTTCCCCGGCCTTGACCGTTCGCGATTTGAGTTGCCGTTGGACGATCTCGAGGCCCTCATCAATCTCGTCCTGCTCAGTGCTGGCGCAGTACCGGCCGAGCAGAAACTCGACCACATACGTCGGCACCGGAAACTGGCGGCTAAACGTCCGGACCAGATCCTTCCGGACCAGGTACCCCTCTAGCGAGGAGGCCGCTTTTTTGTCGATCTGGTCCATTTCAATCATGCATTACCTCCACCAATTACTGTGGCGATTTGCGCAACCAGCGATCCGTTGGCATCGATCAGGACCACTGTCGCTTCCCGCCCCTCCATGTCCTCGTCCTCGACGACCACGGAGGCTGTTCCGTTGTCTTTAAGCGGTTTGCTGCCGACGACCACACTGGACAATGAATTGCCTGCTTGGCTACGAACATCAAGTGATAAACCCGAGAAGTTGCCATCTACGGCAACGGTACAGCGCAGCCCCTTCCACACCACGTCGGTAAATTCGACAGATGCCGCAGCCTGGGCAGATTCGCCTCGCGTTACCGTCAATTGCAGCGTCAGGCACTCTTGCAGGCTCAGGCCGCCATGGGTGTACTCCTCGCCCTTTTTAAAGCAGCTCACACCATCAGCGAGGGCAAAATACTGGTTTGGATTCCAGTACCATGGGTAAAGCCGCTCCTCGGAAGTGGCCCCGGGTTTTAATGAGGCGCATCGGCCCCACTTGTTATCGGCCAGGGCGCTGGGAAGGTCGATTTTTGGCAATCCCCCAGGCAGCAGCAACCAGCCATGGTCTGTCACAACACGAACACGCTTCCATCCTGCTGCCAAAAGCTCCGTGACCCGGTCTGTGATCTCCAGAATCAGGGCATCGATGTGTTTGGCAAGTTTCCACCCACGGTCGTGGCCTTCGTGGTCGATGTCTCCAAATTCGCACCAAGCCATACCCTGGCCATCGCC
This genomic window from Candidatus Cloacimonadota bacterium contains:
- the brxL gene encoding BREX system Lon protease-like protein BrxL produces the protein MIEMDQIDKKAASSLEGYLVRKDLVRTFSRQFPVPTYVVEFLLGRYCASTEQDEIDEGLEIVQRQLKSRTVKAGEEELFKARARENGEVKIIDLITARLDAKTDSYIATLPSLRLTDVRISPELVNEHERMLTGGFYAEISLNYDAAIAQESKGRPFGVESLREIQLSKRDVLDILAEARKSFTTDEWKEFLLRSIGIEPNGLSRRQRDALMLRMVPFVERNFNLVELGPRGTGKSHLFQQVSPYAHLISGGKATVARMFVNNATGQRGLVCQYDVVCFDEVSGVSFDQKDGVNIMKGYMESGEFSRGKESIRADGSIVLVGNFDVDVEHQQRIGHLFGPMPPEMKDDTAFMDRIHAFLPGWDVPKISKELLTNHFGLVSDFLSECWSQLRNQSRVSVLQNRVFFGGALSGRDTNAVNKTVSGLLKLLYPGEGETADEDIEWAVHIAMEARRRVKEQQKRIGAAEFRNTHFSYVMGADGVEKFVSTPELQSENSIGGDPLEPGQVWTISPGGGEEHPGLYRIEINEGPGSGVKILNKPVPPAFKESMGYAEQNLYARAMQLVGDKDPRHHEFTAQLRAFDASKSGAKLGMASLIALCTALLKKSVRGGLIIVGEINLGGSLEPIHNPVTIAEIAVEKGASALLMPVSCRRQLFDLSDDMATKIDIQFYSDTRDALLKAMVE